In one Gossypium hirsutum isolate 1008001.06 chromosome D09, Gossypium_hirsutum_v2.1, whole genome shotgun sequence genomic region, the following are encoded:
- the LOC107891480 gene encoding COP9 signalosome complex subunit 2, which produces MASDADMEDYGFEYSDEEPEEQDVDIENQYYNSKGLVETDPEGALAGFAEVVSMEPEKAEWGFKALKQTVKLYYRLGRYKEMMEAYREMLTYIKSAVTRNYSEKCINNIMDFVSGSASQNFGLLQEFYQTTLKALEEAKNERLWFKTNLKLCKIWFDMGEYGRMSKILKELHKSCQKEDGTDDQKKGSQLLEVYAIEIQMYTETKNNKKLKQLYQKALAVKSAIPHPRIMGIIRECGGKMHMAERQWAEAATDFFEAFKNYDEAGNQRRIQCLKYLVLANMLMESEVNPFDGQEAKPYKNDPEILAMTNLVAAYQRNEIIEFEKILKSNRRTIMDDPFIRNYIEDLLKNVRTQVLLKLIKPYTRIRIPFISKELNVPEKDVEQLLVSLILDNRIDGHIDQVNRLLERGNRSKGMKKYTAIDKWNTQLRSLYQTVNNRVY; this is translated from the exons ATGGCTTCAG ATGCAGATATGGAGGATTATGGATTCGAGTACTCCGATGAGGAACCTGAGGAACAAGACGTTGATATCGAGAATCAATACTACAATTCCaaag GTTTGGTAGAAACAGACCCTGAAGGAGCTCTAGCTGGTTTTGCTGAAGTGGTCAGCATGGAACCGGAAAAGGCTGAGTG GGGATTCAAAGCTCTTAAGCAGACTGTAAAGCTCTATTACCGATTAGGGAGGTATAAAGAAATGATGGAGGCTTACAGGGAGATGCTAACATACATCAAATCAGCAGTGACACGGAATTACAGTGAGAAATGTATAAATAATAttatggactttgtgtctgggtcAGCTAGTCAAAATTTTGGGCTCCTGCAAGAATTCTATCAGACCACTCTAAAGGCCCTTGAAGAGGCAAAGAATGAG AGACTTTGGTTTAAGACAAATCTTAAGCTATGCAAGATCTGGTTTGATATGGGTGAGTATGGGCGAATGAGCAAG ATTTTGAAGGAACTTCATAAATCTTGTCAAAAGGAAGATGGAACAGACGATCAAAAGAAGGGAAGTCAGCTTCTGGAAGTATATGCAATTGAAATTCAAATGTATACCGAGACAAAGAACAACAAAAAGCTCAAG CAATTATACCAGAAAGCACTTGCTGTCAAGTCTGCAATACCACATCCTAGGATCATGGGAATAATTCGTGAATGTGGTGGCAAGATGCATATGGCTGAGCGTCAATGGGCTGAGGCAGCCACAGATTTCTTTGAAGCTTTCAAGAACTATGATGAAGCTGGAAATCAGAGACGTATACAATGCCTAAA ATACCTTGTTCTAGCTAACATGCTGATGGAATCTGAAGTTAATCCTTTTGATGGCCAGGAGGCAAAGCC GTACAAAAATGACCCTGAGATTTTGGCGATGACAAACCTTGTAGCAGCCTATCAACGAAATGAGATAATAGAGTTTGAAAAAATCCTTAAG AGTAACCGAAGGACAATCATGGATGATCCGTTCATCCGAAATTATATTGAAGATCTTTTGAAGAATGTCAGAACTCAAGTACTACTTAAGCTTATAAAACCATATACGAGAATCCGGATCCCTTTCATATCAAAG GAACTCAATGTGCCAGAAAAAGATGTAGAGCAGTTGTTGGTTTCCTTGATCTTGGATAATCGAATCGATGGGCATATTGATCAAGTGAACCGGCTGTTGGAGCGTGGTAACAG GTCGAAGGGTATGAAGAAGTACACTGCTATCGATAAATGGAACACACAACTGAGGTCCCTTTATCAAACCGTTAACAACAGGGTTTATTGA
- the LOC107891479 gene encoding CBL-interacting serine/threonine-protein kinase 3 isoform X1, with amino-acid sequence MNQPKIKGRVGKYQVGRTIGEGTFAKVKFARNSETGEPVALKILDKDKVLKHKMAEQIKREIATMKLIKHPNVIRLHEVMASKTKIFIVLEFVTGGELFDKIVNHGRMIENEARRYFQQLINAVDYCHSRGVYHRYLKPENLLLDAYGNLKVSDFGLSALSRQVRDDGLFHTACGTPNYVAPEVLDDQGYDGAMADLWSCGVILFVLLAGYLPFDDSNLINLYRKISVAEFTCPPWLSLSAMKLITRILDPNPMTRITIPEILQDEWFKKGYKPPVFEEKDDTNLDDVEAVFKDSEEHHVMEKRKGEEEQPTTMNAFELISMSKGLNLENLFDAEQGFKRETRFTSKCPANEIIHKIEAAAKPLGFDVHKKNYKMRLESSKAGRKGNLNVATEIFQMAPSLHMVELRKAKGDTLEFHKFYKNLSTCLEDVVWKTEEDMKEVK; translated from the exons ATGAATCAACCCAAAATTAAAGGAAGAGTGGGTAAATACCAAGTGGGAAGGACCATTGGAGAGGGAACCTTTGCTAAAGTGAAGTTCGCAAGAAATTCTGAGACTGGGGAACCAGTGGCACTTAAGATCCTTGATAAAGACAAGGTTCTCAAGCACAAAATGGCTGAACag ATTAAGCGGGAAATAGCAACAATGAAGCTGATAAAGCACCCAAATGTCATCCGTTTACACGAG GTGATGGCAAGCAAGACAAAGATATTTATAGTTTTGGAGTTCGTCACCGGGGGAGAGCTCTTTGATAAAATT GTAAATCATGGTCGGATGATAGAAAACGAGGCACGAAGATACTTTCAGCAACTCATCAATGCTGTTGATTACTGCCATAGCAGGGGTGTCTACCATAGGTACCTCaag CCTGAAAATCTGCTGTTGGATGCATATGGTAATCTCAAAGTTTCGGATTTCGGATTAAGTGCACTGTCCCGGCAAGTCAGG GATGATGGTCTCTTTCACACTGCCTGTGGAACACCGAATTATGTCGCTCCCGAG GTCCTTGATGATCAAGGCTATGATGGGGCAATGGCGGATCTCTGGTCGTGTGGCGTCATTCTCTTTGTATTGCTCGCCGGATACTTGCCTTTTGATgattctaatcttatcaacctaTACAGAAAG ATTTCAGTAGCTGAATTCACTTGCCCTCCTTGGCTATCTTTGAGTGCAATGAAATTAATAACTCGAATCTTGGACCCGAACCCCATGACT CGCATTACCATTCCGGAAATTTTGCAGGATGAATGGTTTAAGAAAGGTTATAAACCCCCGGTGTTCGAGGAGAAAGATGATACGAACTTAGATGATGTCGAAGCTGTTTTCAAGGACTCTGAA GAGCACCATGTAATGGAAAAgagaaaaggagaagaagaacaaCCAACAACTATGAATGCTTTCGAGTTAATTTCCATGTCGAAAGGGTTAAACCTCGAGAATCTGTTTGATGCAGAACAG GGATTCAAGCGAGAAACCAGATTTACGTCTAAATGTCCGGCTAATGAGATTATCCATAAGATCGAAGCCGCTGCAAAGCCTCTCGGCTTCGATGTCCACAAGAAAAACTACAAG ATGAGACTCGAGAGTTCAAAAGCCGGGAGGAAAGGAAACCTTAACGTGGCGACGGAG ATATTTCAAATGGCACCTTCTTTACATATGGTCGAGTTGCGGAAAGCAAAGGGGGACACATTGGAATTCCATAAG TTCTACAAAAACCTTTCAACATGTCTTGAAGATGTTGTGTGGAAAACTGAGGAGGACATGAAAGAAGTGAAGTAA
- the LOC107891479 gene encoding CBL-interacting serine/threonine-protein kinase 3 isoform X3: MNQPKIKGRVGKYQVGRTIGEGTFAKVKFARNSETGEPVALKILDKDKVLKHKMAEQIKREIATMKLIKHPNVIRLHEVMASKTKIFIVLEFVTGGELFDKIVNHGRMIENEARRYFQQLINAVDYCHSRGVYHRYLKPENLLLDAYGNLKVSDFGLSALSRQVRDDGLFHTACGTPNYVAPEVLDDQGYDGAMADLWSCGVILFVLLAGYLPFDDSNLINLYRKISVAEFTCPPWLSLSAMKLITRILDPNPMTRITIPEILQDEWFKKGYKPPVFEEKDDTNLDDVEAVFKDSEEHHVMEKRKGEEEQPTTMNAFELISMSKGLNLENLFDAEQGFKRETRFTSKCPANEIIHKIEAAAKPLGFDVHKKNYKMRLESSKAGRKGNLNVATESDISNGTFFTYGRVAESKGGHIGIP; encoded by the exons ATGAATCAACCCAAAATTAAAGGAAGAGTGGGTAAATACCAAGTGGGAAGGACCATTGGAGAGGGAACCTTTGCTAAAGTGAAGTTCGCAAGAAATTCTGAGACTGGGGAACCAGTGGCACTTAAGATCCTTGATAAAGACAAGGTTCTCAAGCACAAAATGGCTGAACag ATTAAGCGGGAAATAGCAACAATGAAGCTGATAAAGCACCCAAATGTCATCCGTTTACACGAG GTGATGGCAAGCAAGACAAAGATATTTATAGTTTTGGAGTTCGTCACCGGGGGAGAGCTCTTTGATAAAATT GTAAATCATGGTCGGATGATAGAAAACGAGGCACGAAGATACTTTCAGCAACTCATCAATGCTGTTGATTACTGCCATAGCAGGGGTGTCTACCATAGGTACCTCaag CCTGAAAATCTGCTGTTGGATGCATATGGTAATCTCAAAGTTTCGGATTTCGGATTAAGTGCACTGTCCCGGCAAGTCAGG GATGATGGTCTCTTTCACACTGCCTGTGGAACACCGAATTATGTCGCTCCCGAG GTCCTTGATGATCAAGGCTATGATGGGGCAATGGCGGATCTCTGGTCGTGTGGCGTCATTCTCTTTGTATTGCTCGCCGGATACTTGCCTTTTGATgattctaatcttatcaacctaTACAGAAAG ATTTCAGTAGCTGAATTCACTTGCCCTCCTTGGCTATCTTTGAGTGCAATGAAATTAATAACTCGAATCTTGGACCCGAACCCCATGACT CGCATTACCATTCCGGAAATTTTGCAGGATGAATGGTTTAAGAAAGGTTATAAACCCCCGGTGTTCGAGGAGAAAGATGATACGAACTTAGATGATGTCGAAGCTGTTTTCAAGGACTCTGAA GAGCACCATGTAATGGAAAAgagaaaaggagaagaagaacaaCCAACAACTATGAATGCTTTCGAGTTAATTTCCATGTCGAAAGGGTTAAACCTCGAGAATCTGTTTGATGCAGAACAG GGATTCAAGCGAGAAACCAGATTTACGTCTAAATGTCCGGCTAATGAGATTATCCATAAGATCGAAGCCGCTGCAAAGCCTCTCGGCTTCGATGTCCACAAGAAAAACTACAAG ATGAGACTCGAGAGTTCAAAAGCCGGGAGGAAAGGAAACCTTAACGTGGCGACGGAG TCAGATATTTCAAATGGCACCTTCTTTACATATGGTCGAGTTGCGGAAAGCAAAGGGGGACACATTGGAATTCCATAA
- the LOC107891479 gene encoding CBL-interacting serine/threonine-protein kinase 3 isoform X2, protein MNQPKIKGRVGKYQVGRTIGEGTFAKVKFARNSETGEPVALKILDKDKVLKHKMAEQIKREIATMKLIKHPNVIRLHEVMASKTKIFIVLEFVTGGELFDKIVNHGRMIENEARRYFQQLINAVDYCHSRGVYHRYLKPENLLLDAYGNLKVSDFGLSALSRQVRDDGLFHTACGTPNYVAPEVLDDQGYDGAMADLWSCGVILFVLLAGYLPFDDSNLINLYRKISVAEFTCPPWLSLSAMKLITRILDPNPMTRITIPEILQDEWFKKGYKPPVFEEKDDTNLDDVEAVFKDSEEHHVMEKRKGEEEQPTTMNAFELISMSKGLNLENLFDAEQGFKRETRFTSKCPANEIIHKIEAAAKPLGFDVHKKNYKMRLESSKAGRKGNLNVATEIFQMAPSLHMVELRKAKGDTLEFHKRLYFGSH, encoded by the exons ATGAATCAACCCAAAATTAAAGGAAGAGTGGGTAAATACCAAGTGGGAAGGACCATTGGAGAGGGAACCTTTGCTAAAGTGAAGTTCGCAAGAAATTCTGAGACTGGGGAACCAGTGGCACTTAAGATCCTTGATAAAGACAAGGTTCTCAAGCACAAAATGGCTGAACag ATTAAGCGGGAAATAGCAACAATGAAGCTGATAAAGCACCCAAATGTCATCCGTTTACACGAG GTGATGGCAAGCAAGACAAAGATATTTATAGTTTTGGAGTTCGTCACCGGGGGAGAGCTCTTTGATAAAATT GTAAATCATGGTCGGATGATAGAAAACGAGGCACGAAGATACTTTCAGCAACTCATCAATGCTGTTGATTACTGCCATAGCAGGGGTGTCTACCATAGGTACCTCaag CCTGAAAATCTGCTGTTGGATGCATATGGTAATCTCAAAGTTTCGGATTTCGGATTAAGTGCACTGTCCCGGCAAGTCAGG GATGATGGTCTCTTTCACACTGCCTGTGGAACACCGAATTATGTCGCTCCCGAG GTCCTTGATGATCAAGGCTATGATGGGGCAATGGCGGATCTCTGGTCGTGTGGCGTCATTCTCTTTGTATTGCTCGCCGGATACTTGCCTTTTGATgattctaatcttatcaacctaTACAGAAAG ATTTCAGTAGCTGAATTCACTTGCCCTCCTTGGCTATCTTTGAGTGCAATGAAATTAATAACTCGAATCTTGGACCCGAACCCCATGACT CGCATTACCATTCCGGAAATTTTGCAGGATGAATGGTTTAAGAAAGGTTATAAACCCCCGGTGTTCGAGGAGAAAGATGATACGAACTTAGATGATGTCGAAGCTGTTTTCAAGGACTCTGAA GAGCACCATGTAATGGAAAAgagaaaaggagaagaagaacaaCCAACAACTATGAATGCTTTCGAGTTAATTTCCATGTCGAAAGGGTTAAACCTCGAGAATCTGTTTGATGCAGAACAG GGATTCAAGCGAGAAACCAGATTTACGTCTAAATGTCCGGCTAATGAGATTATCCATAAGATCGAAGCCGCTGCAAAGCCTCTCGGCTTCGATGTCCACAAGAAAAACTACAAG ATGAGACTCGAGAGTTCAAAAGCCGGGAGGAAAGGAAACCTTAACGTGGCGACGGAG ATATTTCAAATGGCACCTTCTTTACATATGGTCGAGTTGCGGAAAGCAAAGGGGGACACATTGGAATTCCATAAG AGATTATATTTTGGTAGCCATTGA